The window AATGTTTTCTGCTGTTGGGTTTTCAATTATGTCATTCAAATACGCATGGTCCAAAATATCTATGACTTCTTTTTGGACAATGTCTTTGAGCAAGGCAAAATCTATTACCATGTCTTGCTCATCTAATTTTCCTTTGACTGTGACAACAAGCTTGTACGTGTGTCCGTGCAACTTTTCGCACTTTCCATGGTACTTTGTGAGGTTGTGCGCTGCATCAAACTTGAAGATTTTTTTGAGAAGCATGGTAAAAATCACTCCTTTTTGAATTCAAAAATAAAAATTAGGAGGCTGTAGACCAGCCCCCGCTTTTATTTAATTTATATTTTATCACATTTGTGGTATCTTTCTAATATCCTTTCTTCTCTAACTCTGTCAGGATCAATAGCTACGTCTTTCGCTATTCCAGCTAACTCTTCTATTAGCTTTAATGCTCTTTCTCTCCTTCTATCTCTCTTTTTCTTTGCAGACTCATTATTCTTTTCTTTTTCCATCTTAAAAACCTTCCACTTCTCTACTTCTTGAGATGCTTACTTCTTCACAGCCTGTGTTAAAACAGAGTTTCCTGCCAAATCCTTGACGTTTGGTGATATGTTTACAATACTTCCTGCTGGCAGTGGGTTTGTAAATGTTATTTCAACAGCTTTATTGTCAGAAGATTTTACAAAGCTTATTATATTCCCGCCTGCAACGCATGAGAAGTTCTGAGGGACCAATGTTGCTGGGTCCATTGGTTCTGTAAATGTAAGTTTTACCTTTCTTGTATCAGTTGTGGAAAACTCAGCCGACACATCAGGTGATGTCCTCTCTGTTACATGGTCGATAACTTGAGCTTTTGCAGCAACCACTGGATTTCCATTGTAGTCTATAATCAAATCAGGTCGTTTTATCTCAACAGAAATCGATCTGTCAACAACTCCTGGCTTTTTGACTTTTATATAAAGAACTCCATTTTGAGTGTAAGCTGTATAGTCAATATCGGGCAAAAGCGTCGCAGTTCCATCTTTTAGCTCAATGCCTGCTGCCAAGATGGTATTGTTTATACCGGGCAAAGTTGTAACAGGCTCATCAAACGCAACAACTATGGTATCAGAGTTTTGCCCTGTGCCAACAGACACAGAAAGCTGCTGGGGTGAAATTTTGTCCTGCAGTTTTATATTCGGATAAAAGTTTACATCCAATGTAGGCGGAATATTCAGCACCTGGTCAAACTGGTCTTTTATACCTGAACCTGTTGTATAGATTTTTAGATCTTCAGGTTCCTGACCTGTATCATTTGTATCAGCTTTAGCATCAGATGTTAACAAAGCAGCTGTTTTTAGTGTCACTACCTTTTTATCAGGACTAATTACATAGCTTACAATTCCAAGACTTACAATTTTGTCGTTATCAGGATTGCCATTGAGGCTGGTTGTGCTTTGGGCATTTCTGAACATTATCGAAGCTGGGTCAAATGATGCAAATATATAGTCATTTAGTGCCTTTATCTGGATTGTGTTTCTGCCAATTGCTAAAACCTCAATGTCCTGCGGTGATATACCTTTGAAGTTGGCAAGAATTGAATACGGCATTGCAATTGTAGCATTTGCCAAAAAATTTCCTGCTGCATCAGTTAAAGTAGGTGCTGCAAGCTTGTCAACCGCCCCACCTGATACAGACCACTTTCCGGGTGTTTTGTCATCAGCACCAGGAACAATAAATGTTACCCTGTTTGCCGAAGGTGATATATAGTCAATCTTTGCACCCTTTACGCTTGAAAGCGGAATTGTAGCTGTGTTATTGCCTATAAAGTAACTGCTGAGGTTTTTTAATTTATCAACATCCATTGCCTCTGAGAAGAAGATGTCTATTTTATCATTGTCAGAGGCAGGGTCATATTTTGCGATTGCTGCTGTAATTGTTGGCGGCAATGTATCCTTTGCAGCAAAAGATAAAGCAGCGTCATCCATTATATTTTCCCTTACAGACACATCTGGAATGCCACTGATTTTTAAAGTATATGTCCCACCGTTTACTTTTTCAAGAGAGCTGAATTCAACCAAATATGTTGAATAGTCATTTTCTTTTAGCCTCTGAACACTTTTTGCAACCTGATCTAAAATTGTTTGTCCATCAGAGGACAGAAGCTT is drawn from Caldicellulosiruptor naganoensis and contains these coding sequences:
- the queD gene encoding 6-carboxytetrahydropterin synthase QueD, which codes for MLLKKIFKFDAAHNLTKYHGKCEKLHGHTYKLVVTVKGKLDEQDMVIDFALLKDIVQKEVIDILDHAYLNDIIENPTAENIAKWIWQRLYDKIKAKNCTLYEVEVWETEDSGAVYRGEDDD